From a single Bombus terrestris chromosome 17, iyBomTerr1.2, whole genome shotgun sequence genomic region:
- the LOC105666970 gene encoding histone-lysine N-methyltransferase SETMAR-like codes for MVSKLNVWVPHELTERNRLERTTACMSLLARNKHEPFLKRLVTGDEKWILYENPERKRSWSQRNQPPQRCAKPGLHPLVIPLIQTKYCTQLEKLREAEKRPGIVNRSNVIFHHDNARPHVAKGVIKNCLNLIRKFYHIPHIPQTLPHLITTCSEHYNTF; via the exons ATGGTGTCAAAGTTGAACGTTTGGGTGCCCCATGAACTTACGGAACGGAACCGTCTTGAACGAACGACAGCGTGCATGTCATTACTTGCGCGTAATAAACATGAGCCATTCCTTAAACGTCTAGTAACTGGTGATGAAAAGTGGATACTTTACGAAAATCCTGAACGGAAACGTAGCTGGTCCCAACGAAATCAACCACCTCAACGGTGTGCAAAACCAGGGTTACATCCAC TGGTGATACCATTAATTCAGACGAAATATTGCACTCAGTTAGAAAAATTAAGAGAAGCTGAAAAACGACCAGGTATAGTAAATAGGAGCAACGTTATCTTCCATCACGACAACGCTAGACCGCATGTCGCGAAAGGCGTTATAAAAAACTGTCTGAATTTAATTAGGAAATTTTACCACATCCCCCATATTCCTCAGACATTGCCCCACCTGATTACCACCTGTTCAGAGCATTACAACACTTTTTAG